Genomic DNA from Providencia sp. PROV188:
GCTGGTACTGTTTTAGCTGAAAATCAAGAAGTTGTACGCCATCTGAAAGATGAGCCAGCATCATTAGATCCGATAAAATCTGTTGGGTTGACTGAAGCTCAAGTGATGCGTGATTTGTTTGAAGGCCTAGTTAATCAAGATAATCATGGAAAGCCGATACCGGGTGTCGCACTAAATTGGCACACTGATGACAATCGAACTTGGATTTTTCAGTTACGCCCTGAAGCGGCATGGTCGAATGGTGAGCCTGTTACCGCTGACGATTTCGTTTATAGTTGGCGTCGTTTAGTCACGCCAGCCAATACTTCGCCATTTGCTTGGTTTGCAGCATTAGCGGGAATTAATAATGCGCAGGATATTATCGATGGTAAGTTGCCACCAGAACAGTTAGGGGTGGAAGCTGTCGATAAACACACGCTGAAAATTGTGTTAAATAAGCCAGTTCCTTATTTCCCGTCATTAACCGCAAACTTCAGCTTATTTCCTGTTCATCGCGGAACCGTTGAACAATATGGCACAGACTGGATTAAAGTCGGTAATTTAGTTGGAAATGGTGCATTTGAACTTAATGACCGTGTTGTTAATGAGAAAATCGTATTAACACCAAATCCGCACTATTGGGATCATAAAAATACGGTGATCACCAAAGTGACTTTTGTCCCTATCAACCAAGAATCTCACGCGACTAATCGTTATTTGGCTGGGGATTTAGATATCACGGAATCCTTTCCTAAGCAGCGCTATCAAAAATTATTACAAGATATTCCTAACGAAGTTTTTACGCCGGATCAACTCGGTACCTATTACTACGCATTTAATACCCAGCGCGCGCCGACCAATGATGTCAGGGTTCGACAGGCATTATCAATGGCAATTGACCGCCAATTGATTGCTAGCAAAGTCTTAGGGACAGGGGAAAAACCCGCTAATTATTTTACACCTGATGTGACGGCAGGTTTTAAGCCGGAAAAAGGGCTGTATCAGACTCATAAACAAAAAGAGTTAGACCAACAAGCCAAAACGTTATTAAAGCAGGCTGGGTACAGTGAAGCGCATCCTTTGGAATTAACGTTGCTGTATAACAGCTCGGAAAACCATCAAAAAATTGCTATTGCGATTGCTTCCATGTGGAAGAAAAAACTCGGGGTGCAAGTTAAGTTAGTTAACCAAGAGTGGAAAACATATATTGATAGCCGTAACACCGGAAATTTTGATGTAATCCGTGCTTCTTGGATTGGTGATTTTAATGAACCATCTACATTCTTATCACTGCTAACTTCTCAACACAGTGGCAATATTCCTAAGTTTAATAATCCGCAATATGACGCACTAATGACTTCAGCTAGCATTGAAACGAATGATGCGCAGCGTAATGTGTATTACAACCAAGCGGAAGCCATTATTGCAAAAGAAGCACCAATTGCACCAATCTATCAATATACGAATGCGCGTTTGATTAAACCGTGGTTAAAAGGTTATCCGATTGAAAATCCAGAGGATGTGGCATACAGCCATAGCTTCTATATGATTAAGCATTAAGAATGAAATTTAGCCAGTGCAGGTGTGCTGGCTAAATTTTGGGAGACCCAAAATAAAAAAAACTCCTTCCACTGGAGAGTCAGAAGGAGGACCAAAAAGGAATAAACACTACAGCGCTAATAATAGGAAAAAACTTTGCGGTTTTATTGCTAATTTGTGTCAATCAAATGGGATCTCTCTAGCAAAAATTGAGAAATTTCATTGGGCTATAAATCTTGCATAACATCTTATTTTTATGCTTTTATTTTCCTTTGCTTAACACCTACTTAAACTTTGTATTTTGATTTTGTTATTGAAATCATTGCAATATTCCCTTTAATCAACTAAAAATACCTTACTTTTCAATTTAAGGAGATAATTGCATGGCGTCGACCTATGGATCGCAATTTCAACACTCTAACCCCGTTCATGCCTTTCAGTTAGATGGAGATGGCGGTGTTCTTCCTATCGATTTAAATGCCACTGCAACACAGCAATCTCCATTTTGGCTGCATTACGATTATAAAAATAAAGAGACGTCTAGCTGGATCCAACAGACTGATTTGTTTAATGACCAAGTGAAGTCATCATTGACGGGTAAAATGAATCGTATGCGGATGGTGCGTATTGGTGATGGCGTTCTGCTGACACTACAAACCCTGAATAACACCGCAGGGCAGCGCCCAGAGCAATTGGTGGCATTTCGTATCTTTATGAATAGCCGTTTGATTGTTTCATGCCGTCACCGACGTGTTCACTCATTAGATTCTGTTATTGATGATCTTAAACAAGGCGTCGGTGCGCAGAGTACCGGTGAATGGCTTGCCGATGTCACGGATGCAATGACCGATGAAATTAGTGATTTCACCGACTCTCTTCACGAACGTCTTATTGAAATGGAAGATTTGATATTACATGGCGAAATTCCTGAGCGTGGGGAATTAGCCTTACTGCGTAAACAAATTATTGTCGTGCGCCGTTATATGGCACCGCAGCGGGATATGTTTTCTCGATTAACCGCTGAAAAATTATTATGGCTAGATGATAATGACAGACGTCGTTTACAAGAAATATCAGATAGATTAGGGCGCTGTATTGAAGATTTAGATGGTTTTATTGCACGTACCGCCATTATGTCTGATGAAATTACGAATATGATGACGGAAATGATGAATCGTCGAATCTATACCATGTCATTAATGGCGATGATATTTTTACCAACCACATTTTTAACCGGTTTATTTGGTGTGAACTTAGGGGGTATCCCTGGAAATGAATTCAAGTTTGCCTTTAGTGCGTTCTGTTTATTACTCGCCTGCTTAATTGCTACGGTATTTTGGTGGTTAAAAAGAAGTCGATGGCTATAAGAAAGGTGAATTGTTCTGGATAATGGGTGCTAGTTTGAGATAAATCAATAAAGGGTATAGGGTTTTAAGGCAATATTACTCCCGCAGGTGAATGCAACGTTGAGCGATGAACGTTGTGCTCCATAATTGTAGTTTTTCTCATATTGAGTTCTTATACAGAATAATTGACCACTGTAATGCCGATGTATTTTACATCGGCTTTTTTTTGCATAAAATCTGATGCCACCCCTGAGTTTGCCCAGAGGTAGCGGACCAATTTTTATTATCTTACTTAACTTCAATCACATCTAAGCGGTCAGCACTGTAGTCTGGTTGATCATCTTCATCAATCATTGGCTGAGCAGGCAATTCTTCACGGTCAAAAGCCATATCACCACCATTGATCACGGCATCACCATGTGAAATATTTTTAAAATCAAATAGTTCAGTATCACATAGGTGAGATGATACAACGTTCTGAGTCGCTCTAAACATAGTTTCAATGCGCCCTGGGTAACGTTTATCCCAATCGCGTAGCATCTCTTTAATGACTTGGCGCTGTAAATTCGGCTGGGATCCACATAAGTTACAAGGGATGATAGGGAATCCTTTTGCTTCAGCAAAACGCTCAATATCTTTTTCGCGGCAATAGGCGAGAGGGCGGATAACAATGTGTTTGCCATCGTCACTCATCAATTTTGGTGGCATACCTTTTAATTTACCGCCGTAGAACATGTTTAAAAATAGGGTCTGTAAAATATCATCACGGTGATGACCGAGCGCTATTTTGGTCGCACCTAACTCTGTCGCCGTGCGATATAAGATGCCGCGACGTAAACGAGAGCACAGGGAACAGGTGGTTTTTCCTTCAGGAATTTTTTCTTTTACGATGCCATAGGTGTTTTCTTCAACAATTTTATACTCAACACCGAGTTCGTCTAAGTAAGCTGGCAAGATGTGTTCAGGGAAGCCTGGTTGTTTTTGGTCTAAGTTAACAGCGACCAAAGAGAATGAAATTGGGGCACTTTTTTGCAGGCTTTGCAAAATAGACAGCAGAGTATAGCTATCTTTCCCCCCAGACAGGCAGACCATGATACGGTCGCCTTCTTCGATCATATTAAAATCGGCGATGGCTTGCCCAACATCACGGCGGATTCTTTTTTGGAGTTTGTTTAAGTTGTATTGTTCTTTATTAGTCGTCATTCTCGGTTGTTCTTTCTTGTTTCTGATTGCTATTTAAATTTTTGAAATATATATGCTTTTTTGTTTTTTGTCGTTCTCGTTTTTTCTGAATTAACCCAGTCTTATACTGACTCGTGTATAAGACTTTGTATAAGATTCTAGACATTGGATAAGACTGATATGTCAGAAATTAATAAACTCACAGACAAAAAGCTAAAAAACATTCATGGTAAAGAAATCTCTAAGCCGGTAATGATAGCAGATGGTAGGGGGCTTTCGATACTAGTAAGCAAAAAAGGTTCTATCTAATGGTCATACTCTTACCGATTTGAAGGTAAGTTAAGTAGGATGATAATAGGGCAATATCCTGATTTATCAATGAAACAGCCGCAAGACAAGGCTTCGAGCAATTTTGGTTTCAGGGCATGACCCAAATACCAAAAGCGGTAACTGTTCTGTTAGTGCTATACAAGGTGCGAATCTAACTTAATCTGCGTTATTCTTTCTTTCATATCCATATAAATTAATCCTACCAGACAAATACTCACCTAAATATACTTCACTGATTTTATTAAAACCTTGTTTCGAAATATTGTCTTCTAACCACTCAATGTCTTTGCCGATGATTTCGAGTAAGTCATGGTTAGCTAAGCCATCGACGATAATTGGATAACGTATATTCTCATCGCCACTTTGGATAATAGTCAATTGCCCATTTTGTTCGAGAACAACGCGTTTTAGTTGCTCTATTTCGTATATGCCATTTGATCTTAGTTTAAACATCAAATCATTAGCGGAAACACCGTTTTTTAGACATTCTTTAACGTTAACGCTGCCATTATGTACCAAGGTTATAGGTTTGCCGTCAATAATTCGTTTAATAAAGGGATTATTCTCTTTTAAAAATTTAAGGGCAAAAACAAGTAAAGTCCATATGATTAACACGAGTATAAATTGCAGTACTGTTATTGATTCATTGTAAATGACACCACCAATAATACCGCCTAGAACATAGTTTTGAACTTGATCCATTGCGGATGAAGGGGCTAAATTTCCTTTGCCCATGAGGTTTATTTGAACAATCAGGCATAGGATCCCTAATCCAAGCTTTATAATAATAGGTGTATAAATAATCATTTTATGCCTTATTTTTTTATGATTTTAATTTCGGGATTTGTTAACCAAACTTTTTCTAAGCTGTAAGTTTGTTGATCTACGCTTAAATGAATACGGTAATAACGGTCATCAATTTTAATGATGATGCCATCGGATAATTGTACCGAGTTAGAAAATATAGAATTTATATCAACCCCTTTTTCTTTTGATAATAACCTTACGAAATTAACCATTTGGGATGATTTTGAGTGTATATTTTGACTATCGGTATAATCTTGATACTGAATGCCTGAAATGAAGAGTAAAAATAAGAAGGCGATAATCGTTAAATCCCGATATTTAGTTTGTAGGCGGTGACGCATATATAGGATGAAAAAAACGATTAAAGCAAATAAAGTGCCAAAAATAATAATATATTTAAAATAATCATTTATATTAGACTGCGCTTGCAAGTAATCTATCCCATAAAAATTCATATAAAAATCATTCCTGATTGTTCACTATATCTATCTTTATTATAGTGACTTATTCGCATTTTAGCTCTGATATTAAAATCTAATTTTGAGTTGTCAGTCATTACCCAAGAGCTGTCATTGATTTTTATGTTGAAGTTAAAAATTGTCGATGGTTTCAGTATTTATCAAAGGAAGCATTTTGAAAACCTGCTTGTGGGATTAATTCAAGATAGTTTTTTAGATAACAAAAATATTAATGGAGATTTTATTCAAATATCGTAATGAAAATAATAATGTCGCTTCCCTTCAATAAATAAGTCATTTGAAGAGAAGCGATGAGCGATTACTGAGCCGCCTTTTTCAGTTTTTCAACTTGTTCGGCAGTGACAGGTTTACCTTGCCCCCCCCATTCGGCGCGCGCCCATGATATTAAATCTGCCATTTCTTGTGGCGTTAAATCATCGGCAAAGCTTGGCATAGCATACATACGCTGCCCATTAGGGAAAGTGGTGGTTGGAATACCCGTTAACACTACACTGATAAAGGTTTCGGGGCTGTCCATAGCTAAGATGGCATTACCTTTTAACGCTGGAATGCCATTAGGGACTCCTTCTCCGGTGATCCCGTGGCAACCTGCGCAGGTAGACATATACATTAACCGACCCGTTTCCATGATTTGACTTACATTACCCACGTCTGGTGAGTTTGCCTCAGGCAATGGAGCTGGCGGAGTGTCGGCTCCAAGTATTTTTCCTTGTTTATCCGTCATTAAATAAATTGCCATGTCATTAACATCGCTTTTATTCATCTGGCTAGTAGAAAAATGAGTCACTGTACTCATATCTGCAAATGCAGAGCCTTGCGGGGCATTCCCTGTAAGCAGGAATTGGCGCAAAGAGGCGGTATCGTACCCATGTTTGGAAAGCGCTTCGGCTGTAATATCAGGGATGGCTAAACCGGCTTCTTCACCCCCTTGAAGTGACCGTGAAAACTCGACACCCATCATTAAATTACGTGGTGAGTGACAAGCGCCACAGTGTGCTAGACCTTCAACAATATAAGCTCCTCGGTTCCACTCGGCAGAGCGTTGTGGGTCATGAGGCGCATTTTGTTTAGGGAAATTAAGTAAAGTCCAGAAGTTCATAAATGGGCGAACGGGTAGGACAAATACACCTGTATTTTCTTTGTTTGGCACATTGATTGGCGGAAGTGACATCACATAAGCATACAGGGCATCAATATCATCCGATGTCGTCATATGGGTAAATACAAACGGCATGGCAGGGTAGAGATTGCCTCTTTCTTTACCAATTCCGTCTTTCAAAGCACGATGGAAATCAGCACGGGTATAGTTACCGATACCAAATTGCTTATCAGGCGTGATATTTGTGGAATAAATGGTACCAAAAGGGGTTCCGATGGCACGCCCACCCGCAGCCAATGGCCCTTCAGGTAATGAGTGGCAACCAAAGCAATCACCAGCAGTTGCCAACTCTTGCCCTCTTGGCAGCAATTTGGCGACTTCTTCTGAGGTCAGCGGTTTATCTAAATCAGGACCGATACTGGAGGTACGAAAAGCACCAAATAGGATCGCAAGCATTAATATGATGAATAATAAGATAATAATATAAATGCTTTTACGTAGAGAGCTGGATTTAGCCATGAGGTTTCTCCCTAGTCGATCACGCAGCCAGGAGTGTCTAGAGCGACTTTCCTCACTGCTTCATAATAGCGAACATAGCCTGTACAACGGCAAATATGCTCATTGAGGGCTTCTTCAATCGCATGTTCGAGTTGGTCTCGTTTCACTGGGTTTTTCTTCAGTTTATCAAGAAATACCGTCGCACCCGTGACGAAACCGGGGGCACAATAGCCACACTGGAACGAAAAGTTTTCGATAAAAGCTTGTTGAATTGGCGTTAATTCAACAACTTTGCCTTGTTCATCCAGTTTGGCTTGCCCTTCGATGGTAACAATATTTTTATTGTTGAAATAATGGGCACCAAAGATACAGGTACGGCTTTCAACCGTTGAGCCATCGGGCTGAATTTCCATAATGGTGCAAGCATGGCAGATCCCTTGCCCGCAACCAAAGTGGGTGCCTGTGAGGTCAAGGTATTCATGTAAAAACTCAATCATTGGCATCCCAACAGGGACATCAATAGGACCAATTTTCTGGCCGTTAATGGTCAGTGTTAGTGGCTTGCGCTCAATAATCGGAACGGCATGGTTGATTTTCATGAGAGTGCCTTTTTAATTTTATCTACCGTGATAGGGAATTCATAGAAACGCTTACCTGTCGCATGGGTTAATGCGTTACTCGTCGCAGGTAAGATAGGGATCATTCCCAGTTCTGCCATGCCTTTTGGTGGCGAAGTTTCTGATAGGGGAGGTAAGTAATCAATGGTTTGTTGCCAAACCGCAACATCTTTTGCGCGTGGCAGAACATAGCGATTAAAGTTCCATGTTCCATTACCTGGCCCATCTTCATACAGTGGCAATTCTTCCATCAATGCGTGACCAATACCCATCGCGGTACCTCCTTGAATTTGGCCTGAAACCAATTCAGGGACAATCATTGTACCGGGATCCATAATCATATGGTGGCGCATGATATCGACCTCACCCGTCATAGTATTGACGTTGAGCTCGACGAGGCAGGAAGCTGGTGTGACCGTAGTTGGGTCAGCTTTTGCGCGTTGTGTTGGTGGGTAATAGGCAATTTTACGTTTAATAAAATGGTAACCGCCAGTTGTCATCTGCTTTTTCAGTTCTTGTGGAGCACCCTCGCCATAACGAACGGATATTGCATCGAGAGGGAGATTTTTCAATCCTACAGTTGGAATATCGAACTCTGCGCGAGCCCACTGCCAGCTTGAATAGCCGTGAACAGCAACTCCGGTGATTAGCCCCATCTCATGGGCTCTTTTGGCTAAAATGTCAAAAGGAATGGGCTTCATCCCACCACCGCCAATACCATCAGATCCGACACGAATATCTGCAAATTCAACATTTAAGCCATTGAATGCTCCTCCGCCTGGACCTTCACTCCAAATGCTTTTGGCCGCAGGCCATAGGGTATTTTCTAATAAAAAATGACCCGCTTGGCGTGTACCAAATCCAATGTAATAAACACCGCTCGATGAACTCATGTCAGGGATCAGCGCAGGTGTCCAATAGGGATCAGTTTTTGACAGTTCATCTTGTTTTTTCTGATCTGCCCAACTGGTTTTGAGTGGTAGTTCTGCAAATTCAGTTACCCCAAATTCAACCACATCAGGGGCTTTGCTGAGTGCTTGCCATACCATAACTTGTTGTGCGGTTGTACCACCGGTACCAATCTCTTGCATACAATGGCGCATTGTTAGCTTGCCATTCGCATCAAATTCAAGAGAAAGAATCGTTGGAACACCGCTAGAACCATAAACTTGCTGCACTTGCGCAAAGCCAACGCCGTATAACTTACCGGGGTTTTTTGCTTCATAATCGACTTTATTTTTTTCACGATCGACCCAAATCGGGTGTTTTTCCGCAAGATTTAACATTTCGACATTGCGAGGGTCACCAGCTATTACACCACCTTGTGTATTCGGATAACCTTCTAATATGGCATTACGGCGGCGCAGTTCAATTGGGTCAATATTGAGGTTATGAGCGATTTCATCGACCATCAATTCAGTGACTGCCATCGACTGTAAGGAACCAAAGCCACGCATTGAGCCTGCTTCGACAGCCGGGGTGGCCATGGCGAGAGCGGTGAGGTCAGATTTTGGGAAATAATAAATAGATTGGGCACCACGTACCGCAACGTGTGATACGGCAACCGAGAGGTTTTCACGACCTCCACCATTACAGTTATAAGTACCTTTTAATACATCAAATTTGCCCGTTTTTTTATCACCGATAATGGTGACATCCATCTCAATAGAGTGGCGTTTCATTCCCATTTGGAATTGTTCATAGCGGTCATTTGCCATACGAACAGGTAAGCCATCAGCATAGAAACTGGCGACCATCGAATAGAAAGGAAAAACCGAATAGTCTTTTGAGCCATAACCGACGGTAGAACCTGTTAATAACACAATGTTCTCGACAGAAAAATGTTTGTTGTGCTTCGATAACTCAGCAGCGGCGTTGACGACTCCTGCAGGAGACTGTGTCGCGGTTAAAATATGCAGTGTTTTGGTTTGTGCGTCATACCAAGTATTACAGTTATCAGGCTCCATTGCGCAAGGGTCAATGGATTGTGAAAAACCATGGCGCTCAATCACAAATTTATCGGGATTCTGGCGAGCTGCAGCGATTTCTTGTTCAATTTGCCGTGCGTAATCCATTGCTTTTTCTTGTTTATCAGGGCTTTTTTCTGCCTGATGAAGGGCTTGAATAAAACCACCACCACGATCTTTACGGATCACTGGTGGAATAGAAATGGCATGTTTGGGGTCATATGGAGGCCAAACAGGTGTATTGCCATCGAACCCACCTTTAATACCTGAATCTTGATAAGGGGAAAAGATAGAAGGTGAAAGTGGTGTATCACCACCGATACGTACATATCGCGCTGCACCATAGTTAGCGGGCGGTTTTGGTCCAGTCACCATTCCATATTTTACGGTGTTTGTCGCAAAACGTAACATACGCTGTGCTGCGCTGTATTTATCGAAATCATGATAAATCAAGATGGCAACAGGGTGGCCAATAATCGGTGGAGTGTCCCCTAGAGGCACTAAAATATTGGTGCCATAGAAGCCTTTTCCCATACTGGTGTCTTGAGGAATATTTAAGCCATCACGGATAAGGTCTTCTTGTAAAACAACTTTATCAGGCTGTAAATTTGGACCTAACATTGAAATATCAATGCCTTCAAAGGTTTTATCTGCTTCTGTTGCTTTTAACATAAAGGCATAGCTTTGTTTTTTAGGCCAACCAGGAATGTCTTTAGCGCGGTAATCACGAGCAAAATTTTTACGGCCGGTGACCTTTTCAACACCATCCCAACGAAAGCGTGCTTTACCATTTTGACCTATCCAATCGGTTGATGGAGAGTCAGAATCTAGCTCCATTGCTATCGCAAAAGGGAGCTTACCCACCATCACTGCAATGCCTGCAATAGTGCCTAGTTTGATGAAGTTACGTCTAGAAATATGACCCGACATAGTGTGCTCCCTGATTATATTTTTAGGGTTTTTATTATGAGCAATGGAAGTCAATAATATTTTTTAGCCACGCATTATAAGATTGTTTTATTTCGATTTAATTTGTTCGCAATTTGATGGCTAATATCAGATAGCTCAGTAAGTTACATAAATAGTATGGGTATCTGTATTGATATATCAAGAACGAGTAAAGGGATCTAGACAAGAAAGTGAATAATACTGTTGTGGTCATCTTAATATGACAGTATTGAATAAAATAACTGAGTTTTATTAGAATGTAATTTATTTAAATGATAGTAATTCTTATTAATGAATAATTAAATCAATATGTATTTTATTATATAAAGCATATGATTATGTCGATATTGTGATAAGAGTGACTACAACGTCGGTAGCTTAAAAACCTCACATTTGTGAGATTTTTTGTTTATTTTATTAGAGTATAGAGTCGTGGTTTATAAAGCTAGTAAATAAAGTGCAATGTTACTAATATGAATTCCAATTATTACTATAAATCAATTTTGTATATAAGTGATTTTATATAAGGTGCAATGATGGTTAATATTCTTACCTCTAGCGATAAGAGCAATACATCAGGTAAAAAAATCACAGTAGGTATTAGCTCATGCTTATTGGGTGATAGCGTTAGATTTGATGGTGGTCATAAGCGCTTTCATTTTGCTGTAGATGAGTTATCAGATTATTTCGAATACCAACAAGCATGCCCGGAAATGGCGATTGGTTTACCAACACCTAGACCCGCATTGAGGCTAGTTAAATCTGACGAAAATAGCGTTAGGCTCAAATTCAGCGATGGTCGTGAAGGGGATTTAACTGAAGAGATGATTCAGTTTTCGACCACTTATTTGAGTGGGCTTTTAAATTTAAGTGGTTATATTGTATGCAAAAACTCACCTAGTTGTGGCTTGGAAAGGGTTCGAGTATATGATTCTGTTGGCAATGGTAATAAAAAGTCTGGAATGGGGCTTTTTACTGAACAATTACTCAAAGCAATGCCTTGGTTGCCTGTTGAGGAAGATGGCAGGTTAAGCGATCCTCATATTCGAGAAAATTTTATTATACGGGTATTTGCTCTTCATGAGCTAAATGAATTAAAGAAAAATGCATTTAATCGTCATTCATTAATCGACTTTCATACTCGATATAAGCTCCTTTTATTAGCGCATTCACAGCCTCTTTATCGAGAACTTGGTCGTTTTGTTGCTAGTAACAATGAATGGGATTCAATCGATTCTTATTTTGATGAGTATCGAAATAAGTTTATGAATTTATTACAACACCAAGCGACTAGGCGCAATCACACTAATGTGCTTATGCATATCCAAGGTTATTTTAAACGCTATCTGACATCAAACCAAAGACAAGCATTGAGCGCGTTAATCCTCGAATACCGCCAAGGAACACAGCCTTTATTGGCTCCATTAACATTAATTACGCACTATTTATCTGAATATCCTGATAACTATTTGAATAATCAAAAATACTTTCATCCTTATCCTCAGTCATTAAG
This window encodes:
- a CDS encoding (2Fe-2S)-binding protein; amino-acid sequence: MKINHAVPIIERKPLTLTINGQKIGPIDVPVGMPMIEFLHEYLDLTGTHFGCGQGICHACTIMEIQPDGSTVESRTCIFGAHYFNNKNIVTIEGQAKLDEQGKVVELTPIQQAFIENFSFQCGYCAPGFVTGATVFLDKLKKNPVKRDQLEHAIEEALNEHICRCTGYVRYYEAVRKVALDTPGCVID
- the ttcA gene encoding tRNA 2-thiocytidine(32) synthetase TtcA, encoding MTTNKEQYNLNKLQKRIRRDVGQAIADFNMIEEGDRIMVCLSGGKDSYTLLSILQSLQKSAPISFSLVAVNLDQKQPGFPEHILPAYLDELGVEYKIVEENTYGIVKEKIPEGKTTCSLCSRLRRGILYRTATELGATKIALGHHRDDILQTLFLNMFYGGKLKGMPPKLMSDDGKHIVIRPLAYCREKDIERFAEAKGFPIIPCNLCGSQPNLQRQVIKEMLRDWDKRYPGRIETMFRATQNVVSSHLCDTELFDFKNISHGDAVINGGDMAFDREELPAQPMIDEDDQPDYSADRLDVIEVK
- a CDS encoding cytochrome c, whose product is MAKSSSLRKSIYIIILLFIILMLAILFGAFRTSSIGPDLDKPLTSEEVAKLLPRGQELATAGDCFGCHSLPEGPLAAGGRAIGTPFGTIYSTNITPDKQFGIGNYTRADFHRALKDGIGKERGNLYPAMPFVFTHMTTSDDIDALYAYVMSLPPINVPNKENTGVFVLPVRPFMNFWTLLNFPKQNAPHDPQRSAEWNRGAYIVEGLAHCGACHSPRNLMMGVEFSRSLQGGEEAGLAIPDITAEALSKHGYDTASLRQFLLTGNAPQGSAFADMSTVTHFSTSQMNKSDVNDMAIYLMTDKQGKILGADTPPAPLPEANSPDVGNVSQIMETGRLMYMSTCAGCHGITGEGVPNGIPALKGNAILAMDSPETFISVVLTGIPTTTFPNGQRMYAMPSFADDLTPQEMADLISWARAEWGGQGKPVTAEQVEKLKKAAQ
- a CDS encoding DUF3290 domain-containing protein; translation: MNFYGIDYLQAQSNINDYFKYIIIFGTLFALIVFFILYMRHRLQTKYRDLTIIAFLFLLFISGIQYQDYTDSQNIHSKSSQMVNFVRLLSKEKGVDINSIFSNSVQLSDGIIIKIDDRYYRIHLSVDQQTYSLEKVWLTNPEIKIIKK
- a CDS encoding peptide ABC transporter substrate-binding protein, whose product is MHKRSLTSLAVFISSLFLSTPVISATVPAGTVLAENQEVVRHLKDEPASLDPIKSVGLTEAQVMRDLFEGLVNQDNHGKPIPGVALNWHTDDNRTWIFQLRPEAAWSNGEPVTADDFVYSWRRLVTPANTSPFAWFAALAGINNAQDIIDGKLPPEQLGVEAVDKHTLKIVLNKPVPYFPSLTANFSLFPVHRGTVEQYGTDWIKVGNLVGNGAFELNDRVVNEKIVLTPNPHYWDHKNTVITKVTFVPINQESHATNRYLAGDLDITESFPKQRYQKLLQDIPNEVFTPDQLGTYYYAFNTQRAPTNDVRVRQALSMAIDRQLIASKVLGTGEKPANYFTPDVTAGFKPEKGLYQTHKQKELDQQAKTLLKQAGYSEAHPLELTLLYNSSENHQKIAIAIASMWKKKLGVQVKLVNQEWKTYIDSRNTGNFDVIRASWIGDFNEPSTFLSLLTSQHSGNIPKFNNPQYDALMTSASIETNDAQRNVYYNQAEAIIAKEAPIAPIYQYTNARLIKPWLKGYPIENPEDVAYSHSFYMIKH
- a CDS encoding xanthine dehydrogenase family protein molybdopterin-binding subunit, with the translated sequence MSGHISRRNFIKLGTIAGIAVMVGKLPFAIAMELDSDSPSTDWIGQNGKARFRWDGVEKVTGRKNFARDYRAKDIPGWPKKQSYAFMLKATEADKTFEGIDISMLGPNLQPDKVVLQEDLIRDGLNIPQDTSMGKGFYGTNILVPLGDTPPIIGHPVAILIYHDFDKYSAAQRMLRFATNTVKYGMVTGPKPPANYGAARYVRIGGDTPLSPSIFSPYQDSGIKGGFDGNTPVWPPYDPKHAISIPPVIRKDRGGGFIQALHQAEKSPDKQEKAMDYARQIEQEIAAARQNPDKFVIERHGFSQSIDPCAMEPDNCNTWYDAQTKTLHILTATQSPAGVVNAAAELSKHNKHFSVENIVLLTGSTVGYGSKDYSVFPFYSMVASFYADGLPVRMANDRYEQFQMGMKRHSIEMDVTIIGDKKTGKFDVLKGTYNCNGGGRENLSVAVSHVAVRGAQSIYYFPKSDLTALAMATPAVEAGSMRGFGSLQSMAVTELMVDEIAHNLNIDPIELRRRNAILEGYPNTQGGVIAGDPRNVEMLNLAEKHPIWVDREKNKVDYEAKNPGKLYGVGFAQVQQVYGSSGVPTILSLEFDANGKLTMRHCMQEIGTGGTTAQQVMVWQALSKAPDVVEFGVTEFAELPLKTSWADQKKQDELSKTDPYWTPALIPDMSSSSGVYYIGFGTRQAGHFLLENTLWPAAKSIWSEGPGGGAFNGLNVEFADIRVGSDGIGGGGMKPIPFDILAKRAHEMGLITGVAVHGYSSWQWARAEFDIPTVGLKNLPLDAISVRYGEGAPQELKKQMTTGGYHFIKRKIAYYPPTQRAKADPTTVTPASCLVELNVNTMTGEVDIMRHHMIMDPGTMIVPELVSGQIQGGTAMGIGHALMEELPLYEDGPGNGTWNFNRYVLPRAKDVAVWQQTIDYLPPLSETSPPKGMAELGMIPILPATSNALTHATGKRFYEFPITVDKIKKALS
- a CDS encoding DUF421 domain-containing protein, encoding MIIYTPIIIKLGLGILCLIVQINLMGKGNLAPSSAMDQVQNYVLGGIIGGVIYNESITVLQFILVLIIWTLLVFALKFLKENNPFIKRIIDGKPITLVHNGSVNVKECLKNGVSANDLMFKLRSNGIYEIEQLKRVVLEQNGQLTIIQSGDENIRYPIIVDGLANHDLLEIIGKDIEWLEDNISKQGFNKISEVYLGEYLSGRINLYGYERKNNAD
- the zntB gene encoding zinc transporter ZntB, giving the protein MASTYGSQFQHSNPVHAFQLDGDGGVLPIDLNATATQQSPFWLHYDYKNKETSSWIQQTDLFNDQVKSSLTGKMNRMRMVRIGDGVLLTLQTLNNTAGQRPEQLVAFRIFMNSRLIVSCRHRRVHSLDSVIDDLKQGVGAQSTGEWLADVTDAMTDEISDFTDSLHERLIEMEDLILHGEIPERGELALLRKQIIVVRRYMAPQRDMFSRLTAEKLLWLDDNDRRRLQEISDRLGRCIEDLDGFIARTAIMSDEITNMMTEMMNRRIYTMSLMAMIFLPTTFLTGLFGVNLGGIPGNEFKFAFSAFCLLLACLIATVFWWLKRSRWL